Proteins encoded together in one Terriglobus saanensis SP1PR4 window:
- a CDS encoding SDR family NAD(P)-dependent oxidoreductase: MKLDGKKALITGGNSGIGLATAQIFIQEGAQVAITGRDQATLDEALTLLGPNAHGYRTDVTDPTARKQFFEQLAQDFGKLDIVFANAGISGKTPTGEADEALFENIIHINLTGAFFTANSAAPLLNDGGTIIFNASVHNYLGQPGMAAYAASKGGLRAMARSIAADLAPRGIRVNVVSPGATKTPIWGREARAKISAEEKGQHAEFVSSLIPLERWGEATEIAKAVLFLASDDSSYVNSIELLVDGGFTGSPMGSPRMRD, from the coding sequence ATGAAACTCGACGGCAAGAAGGCACTCATCACCGGTGGCAACAGCGGCATCGGTCTGGCGACGGCGCAGATCTTTATTCAGGAAGGCGCGCAGGTCGCCATCACGGGACGCGATCAGGCCACGCTGGACGAGGCCCTGACTCTGCTGGGCCCGAACGCGCATGGATATCGTACCGATGTCACGGACCCTACTGCTCGCAAGCAGTTCTTCGAACAACTTGCGCAGGACTTTGGCAAGCTGGATATCGTCTTTGCCAACGCCGGTATTTCGGGCAAGACGCCGACGGGCGAAGCCGACGAAGCCCTTTTTGAAAACATCATCCATATCAATCTGACGGGTGCCTTCTTTACGGCGAACTCCGCCGCTCCTCTGCTGAATGACGGCGGCACCATTATTTTTAATGCCTCCGTGCATAACTATCTCGGTCAGCCTGGAATGGCAGCTTACGCGGCGAGCAAGGGAGGCCTTCGCGCCATGGCACGCTCCATCGCTGCGGACCTTGCGCCGCGTGGCATCCGCGTCAATGTGGTCTCTCCGGGCGCGACGAAGACACCGATTTGGGGACGTGAGGCACGGGCCAAGATCTCAGCGGAAGAGAAGGGACAACATGCGGAGTTTGTGTCTTCACTCATCCCTCTGGAACGATGGGGAGAGGCGACCGAGATCGCGAAGGCCGTACTCTTTCTGGCTTCGGACGATTCGTCCTATGTTAATTCCATCGAGCTGCTCGTCGACGGCGGCTTTACCGGATCTCCGATGGGCTCGCCTCGTATGCGTGATTGA
- a CDS encoding SDR family oxidoreductase has protein sequence MSKVLITGVAGFIGSSIARALLAEGAEVRGLDNLSTGKLENIEQIRNGIDFRHGDVQDAVAVADACKGVDYVFHEAAIPSVPVSVADPVGTNGPNLIGTLQVLEAARQAGVKRVVYAASSAAYGDSPELPKREDMAPAPLSAYAVQKLTGEYYLTSYAKMYGLETVSLRYFNIFGPRQDPTSQYSGVLARFISQMLAGTKPTIFGDGSTSRDFTYIDNVVSANLLAAKSGSHVAGKVFNVATGTSVTLLEAYEEVRRITGYAGDLDFKPERVGDIKHSVADISLARKELGYGVVADFAAGLEETIAWYRTQTVAAV, from the coding sequence ATGTCTAAGGTTTTGATTACGGGAGTGGCTGGATTCATTGGTTCCAGCATCGCACGAGCTCTGCTCGCTGAAGGCGCGGAAGTTCGCGGGCTGGACAATTTGAGTACCGGGAAACTCGAAAATATCGAGCAGATTCGCAATGGAATCGATTTTCGCCACGGTGATGTGCAGGATGCCGTAGCAGTTGCGGACGCATGCAAGGGCGTGGACTACGTCTTTCACGAGGCCGCCATTCCCTCTGTTCCGGTATCGGTGGCCGATCCCGTAGGAACGAACGGACCCAATCTGATCGGAACGCTGCAGGTTCTGGAAGCCGCGCGACAGGCTGGCGTAAAGCGCGTCGTCTACGCTGCATCGTCTGCCGCTTATGGCGACTCGCCGGAGCTACCCAAGCGGGAGGATATGGCGCCCGCACCGCTCTCCGCATACGCCGTGCAGAAGCTGACGGGCGAATATTACCTGACGAGCTACGCCAAAATGTATGGCTTGGAGACGGTCTCCCTGCGCTACTTCAATATCTTTGGACCGCGCCAGGATCCCACGTCGCAGTACTCGGGGGTACTCGCCCGTTTTATCTCGCAGATGCTTGCGGGCACCAAACCCACCATCTTTGGCGACGGTTCTACGAGCCGTGACTTTACCTACATCGACAACGTGGTGAGCGCGAACCTGCTGGCCGCAAAGTCGGGCTCGCACGTTGCGGGCAAGGTCTTCAACGTGGCTACCGGGACGTCGGTCACGTTGCTCGAAGCCTACGAAGAGGTACGCCGCATCACGGGATATGCCGGAGACCTGGACTTCAAGCCCGAGCGGGTAGGCGACATCAAGCACTCCGTCGCGGACATCTCGCTTGCGCGGAAGGAACTCGGATATGGAGTGGTTGCGGATTTCGCCGCTGGTCTGGAGGAGACGATCGCCTGGTACCGCACGCAAACGGTCGCCGCAGTCTAG
- the yiaK gene encoding 3-dehydro-L-gulonate 2-dehydrogenase produces MQRISFAELQSTISAVLQRTGVSPKRADRCATLFAETTRDGVYTHGLNRLPRMLAMIANGSVSTTAEPTVVASHGALESWDGHLGIGNLNAEAAMARAMELADQYSLGCVALRNTSHWMRGGTYGWQAADRGYFALSWTNTNPNTPAWGTAGPTLGNNPFVVAIPRINPKTGDYRSGPHVVLDMAISQFSYGQLDAHIARGEQLSVPGGFDPEGNLTRDPAAIRESYRALPIGFWKGSGLALTLDLFAAMLSGGKATHEISLDPLFETGISQIFLVVSPSNVAHAEAMTQTVDALIQALRSAPRSDPATPPRYPGEETLRLREENTRLGIPVDESVWAEIQLRLS; encoded by the coding sequence ATGCAGCGCATATCTTTTGCCGAACTCCAGTCCACGATTTCAGCCGTCCTCCAGCGCACGGGTGTCTCGCCAAAGCGCGCGGACCGCTGTGCCACGCTCTTTGCAGAGACCACGCGCGACGGTGTCTACACGCACGGTCTCAACCGTCTTCCACGCATGCTGGCGATGATCGCGAACGGCTCCGTCTCCACTACGGCGGAGCCCACCGTGGTGGCCTCTCACGGCGCGCTGGAAAGCTGGGACGGCCATCTCGGTATCGGCAATCTCAACGCAGAAGCCGCGATGGCCCGCGCCATGGAGTTGGCCGACCAGTACAGTCTCGGATGTGTTGCGCTCCGTAATACCTCTCACTGGATGCGTGGTGGAACCTACGGCTGGCAGGCGGCGGACCGCGGATACTTCGCCCTCAGTTGGACGAACACCAACCCCAACACGCCAGCCTGGGGAACCGCTGGCCCTACACTAGGCAACAATCCCTTCGTCGTCGCGATTCCAAGGATCAATCCCAAAACGGGGGACTACCGCAGCGGCCCGCACGTCGTTCTCGACATGGCCATCAGTCAGTTCTCCTATGGCCAGCTCGACGCTCACATCGCGCGTGGAGAACAACTCTCTGTCCCCGGTGGATTTGATCCGGAGGGGAACCTTACCCGCGACCCCGCAGCCATCCGTGAAAGTTATCGTGCTCTTCCCATCGGTTTCTGGAAAGGCTCCGGTCTGGCCCTTACGCTCGATCTCTTTGCAGCCATGCTCTCCGGCGGCAAGGCCACGCATGAGATTTCGCTCGATCCACTCTTTGAAACCGGAATCAGCCAGATCTTCCTCGTTGTCTCGCCTTCGAACGTGGCCCATGCCGAAGCTATGACCCAGACAGTCGATGCCCTCATTCAGGCTCTCCGGTCGGCGCCGCGCAGCGATCCGGCCACGCCACCCCGCTATCCCGGCGAAGAAACCCTCCGCCTGCGCGAGGAAAACACCCGTCTCGGCATTCCGGTGGACGAGAGTGTATGGGCGGAAATCCAGTTACGTCTGTCTTAG
- a CDS encoding response regulator has protein sequence MALARVLVVDDNESVRLSLCAILESHGFEVTCAADVSEALKFISSQKYDVLLSDLHMPGAGDGLTVVSAMRHANPEAVTLLLSAFPEMSEAANAILMQTDEILVKPMNVPDLLDAIKQRLAKGPLHRRKVETLATILERTTEASIEDWYDKVKKEETLLTIHLSRDERCKHLPQLFRDLEKRLQAFKPLGTKELKSESASQHGMERRRQGYTAAMMVEESRILQVTIFHTLQKNLGTIDFSVLLLGVMTIADEVDSQLSQAMKSYIAESVQDALPA, from the coding sequence ATGGCGCTGGCGAGGGTTCTGGTTGTTGACGATAACGAGTCCGTCCGTTTGAGCCTCTGTGCCATTCTTGAAAGTCATGGCTTCGAGGTCACCTGCGCCGCCGATGTAAGCGAAGCGCTCAAGTTCATCAGTTCGCAAAAATACGATGTTTTGCTGAGCGATTTGCATATGCCTGGTGCGGGAGACGGACTTACCGTGGTGAGCGCCATGCGACACGCAAATCCTGAAGCTGTGACTCTACTTCTGAGTGCGTTCCCGGAAATGTCCGAGGCTGCCAATGCCATCCTGATGCAGACGGACGAGATCCTCGTGAAGCCGATGAATGTTCCCGACCTTCTGGACGCGATCAAGCAACGACTCGCCAAGGGACCTCTCCATAGACGGAAGGTCGAAACCCTCGCCACAATTCTCGAACGTACCACCGAAGCCAGCATCGAGGATTGGTATGACAAGGTAAAAAAGGAAGAGACCTTGCTTACGATTCATCTGAGCCGTGACGAGCGCTGCAAGCATCTGCCTCAGCTCTTTCGCGACCTGGAAAAGCGCCTGCAAGCCTTTAAGCCGCTCGGCACAAAAGAACTGAAGTCCGAATCGGCCTCGCAGCATGGGATGGAGCGTCGCAGGCAGGGATACACTGCTGCCATGATGGTGGAAGAGAGTCGCATCCTTCAGGTGACCATCTTCCACACACTGCAGAAGAACCTTGGCACGATTGATTTCAGCGTGCTGCTTCTGGGCGTGATGACCATCGCCGATGAAGTGGATTCGCAGCTGAGTCAGGCAATGAAAAGCTACATCGCAGAGTCCGTTCAGGACGCTTTACCAGCCTGA
- a CDS encoding helix-turn-helix domain-containing protein has product MNLSSVGIPSNTNGQDASVNQSYSLPRDISSRFGRRLRELRQSRNLTQLAMAEQFGIDRSFISDVECGRKSISLPTLEVMALGFKLSLSDILRGI; this is encoded by the coding sequence ATGAATCTTTCTTCTGTCGGAATTCCTTCGAACACAAACGGGCAAGATGCCTCGGTTAACCAGAGTTACTCACTTCCGCGCGACATCAGCAGCCGATTTGGAAGACGTCTTAGGGAACTCAGACAATCGCGAAATCTCACGCAGTTAGCCATGGCGGAACAGTTTGGGATCGATCGCAGTTTCATAAGTGATGTTGAGTGTGGGCGGAAGAGCATCTCTCTCCCGACTCTGGAAGTGATGGCTTTAGGATTCAAGCTTTCTCTTTCGGACATTCTTCGCGGTATCTAG
- a CDS encoding glycosyltransferase family 2 protein has translation MSIDVVIPAYNAEAFLAKALDSVLAQTVRPHQILVVDDGSTDATLSVVEKYGAAVRLLTQKNAGPSVARNRGVAESQSTFIAFLDADDWWHPTKLAEQLAEMEKDPHYVLCYTGLTEEHPDGTQTFPDVAKPSTILERLRFLNPAITPSCVMLRRSAYESVGGFNPEANGCEDWELWVRLRQLGTFCAVEAPLTNYRVSNTGVSSNADVLFRDFLRILDPALLAGLSGWNRRVWRRRILGFQNFKSALTARAAGETQKEVRYLRNSYLAWPSPFWPPRRFKVLLGTLRNDFRD, from the coding sequence TTGTCGATTGACGTCGTCATTCCCGCATATAACGCCGAAGCCTTTCTCGCCAAGGCGTTGGACAGCGTTCTCGCACAGACTGTGCGACCGCACCAGATCCTGGTGGTAGACGATGGATCGACGGACGCGACGCTCAGCGTTGTGGAGAAGTACGGGGCCGCCGTGCGTCTTCTCACGCAGAAAAACGCCGGTCCATCCGTGGCGCGGAACCGTGGTGTCGCGGAATCGCAAAGCACCTTCATCGCCTTTCTGGATGCGGACGACTGGTGGCATCCCACAAAACTGGCCGAGCAGCTGGCGGAGATGGAGAAAGACCCGCACTATGTTCTTTGCTATACGGGCCTGACCGAAGAACACCCGGATGGAACACAGACCTTCCCGGACGTGGCGAAGCCGTCCACGATTCTTGAGAGGCTGCGTTTCTTGAACCCCGCCATTACGCCGTCCTGCGTGATGCTTCGGAGGAGCGCTTATGAGTCTGTGGGTGGTTTCAATCCGGAAGCCAATGGATGTGAGGATTGGGAGCTTTGGGTTCGCCTGCGGCAGCTTGGCACGTTCTGCGCCGTCGAGGCACCGCTGACGAACTATCGCGTCAGCAATACCGGGGTGAGCTCCAATGCGGATGTCCTTTTTCGCGACTTTCTCAGGATTCTTGATCCCGCACTGCTCGCTGGCTTGAGCGGTTGGAACCGGCGCGTGTGGAGAAGGCGTATTCTGGGCTTCCAAAACTTCAAGTCGGCGCTCACGGCGCGAGCTGCGGGGGAGACGCAAAAAGAGGTTCGGTATCTTCGGAATTCTTATCTTGCCTGGCCTTCGCCGTTCTGGCCGCCACGCCGTTTTAAGGTCCTGTTGGGGACGTTGAGGAATGACTTCCGAGATTAG
- a CDS encoding choice-of-anchor A family protein, protein MRNLKHCFLLSLLGLPFVSVAARADSVNPFGAASAYSLVALGGVNTKGAAVAGTINTQADITGRIAAADKVLHGTTVGSNLGSDPYGASAKYDIVSTNGFSSGAQFNVNSHGNVYAPGTDGNINFNGGGHRVTTGGSGIDFAALKTSLVAESNALFGLAPNGTVALGTGANPSWLVLQGTSTTLNVFTITAAEFASTNNNIDIEAPLGSTIVVNVLGVNVTLGTGLYYNGVQHSGDDETDDRILFNFAQANTVQINGQFNASVLAPYAILSGSAQMSGNFIAAQIGSTGEVHNGEFIGDPLTPTPTPEPSTLALLGTGLLGVAATVRRRVRKV, encoded by the coding sequence ATGCGTAACCTGAAACATTGTTTTCTTCTTTCTCTCCTTGGTCTGCCGTTCGTATCTGTGGCGGCTCGTGCCGATTCCGTGAATCCGTTTGGCGCGGCAAGCGCCTACAGTCTCGTGGCGCTCGGCGGTGTGAATACCAAAGGTGCTGCGGTAGCAGGCACGATCAATACGCAAGCCGATATTACCGGTCGTATCGCGGCAGCGGACAAGGTGCTCCACGGCACCACAGTAGGCAGCAATCTTGGCTCGGACCCTTACGGAGCATCGGCGAAGTATGACATCGTCTCGACGAACGGATTCAGTAGCGGTGCACAGTTCAACGTGAACAGTCATGGAAACGTCTACGCTCCCGGGACGGACGGAAACATCAACTTCAATGGCGGCGGACATCGTGTCACCACAGGCGGCTCGGGAATCGATTTTGCCGCGCTGAAGACCAGCCTCGTCGCCGAATCGAATGCTCTCTTTGGTCTGGCTCCAAACGGCACGGTTGCCCTGGGCACAGGTGCGAATCCTTCGTGGCTCGTCCTGCAGGGCACGAGCACAACGCTGAATGTCTTCACCATCACCGCCGCAGAGTTTGCCAGCACAAACAACAACATCGACATCGAAGCGCCCCTCGGCTCGACGATCGTCGTGAACGTACTGGGCGTGAACGTGACCCTCGGCACGGGTCTCTATTACAACGGCGTCCAGCACAGCGGAGACGACGAGACGGACGATCGCATTCTCTTCAACTTCGCCCAGGCGAACACGGTACAGATCAACGGCCAGTTCAACGCCTCCGTCCTCGCGCCCTATGCCATCCTCTCTGGTTCCGCCCAAATGAGCGGAAACTTCATCGCCGCCCAGATCGGATCGACCGGTGAAGTACACAACGGCGAATTCATCGGCGACCCGCTTACACCCACACCTACCCCGGAGCCTTCCACGCTCGCGTTACTAGGCACCGGCCTGCTCGGCGTAGCAGCGACCGTTCGTCGTCGCGTACGCAAGGTCTAG
- a CDS encoding TetR/AcrR family transcriptional regulator, producing the protein MRYPVKETEEKHQRIVREASRLFRERGFKDVTVAEVMKAAGLTHGAFYSHFSSKEALMAAATEYGMQNTLERVAKNFATPAGRKAYIDRYLSTKHRDHPETGCTMAALSSEIRREPVARDAFTASLKEILAAIGEERGEAILTTATMVGAMMLARAVTDEAFSREILKEIREKLT; encoded by the coding sequence ATGCGCTATCCGGTCAAGGAGACAGAAGAAAAACATCAGCGGATCGTGCGTGAGGCATCCCGGCTCTTCCGGGAACGAGGCTTCAAAGACGTGACCGTGGCCGAGGTGATGAAGGCCGCAGGTCTGACCCACGGCGCCTTCTACAGCCACTTCAGCTCAAAGGAAGCCCTCATGGCTGCTGCGACAGAATATGGCATGCAAAACACGCTGGAAAGAGTCGCGAAAAACTTCGCCACTCCTGCGGGACGCAAGGCTTATATCGACCGCTACCTCAGTACAAAGCACAGGGACCATCCCGAGACCGGATGCACTATGGCGGCGCTCTCGAGTGAAATACGCCGCGAGCCCGTGGCAAGGGATGCATTCACCGCCAGCCTGAAAGAGATCCTCGCGGCAATCGGCGAAGAGCGGGGAGAAGCCATCCTGACCACGGCGACGATGGTTGGAGCGATGATGCTGGCACGCGCCGTAACGGACGAGGCCTTCTCCCGGGAGATTTTAAAAGAGATACGAGAAAAACTCACCTAG
- a CDS encoding ABC transporter permease, with protein MSLWSRISNAFRGERVNRELDEEFASHLEEAVAAGRDPEEARRALGSPLRLREKSREFQVAESLDSLRADIVFGWRQLMKHKVTTAAAVLSLGLGIGACTGAFRLVDALFLRPLPVSHPENLYAVSYEGLNGRGVPAKWDTSSYPLFLEMREAVKGQAELVDAEYAMHADLTYGSYQQMERVTLGPVSGEFFAKMGLQPALGRLIVNEDDLMSHPRPVAVLSYDYWMRRFAGDPRTVGKTFKWNDTLFEVVGVAPKGFTGTEPGTLIEVFLPALMDPSAKDANDASQRLFLRPERGVGLASLTSKLDAVYHRSERERAKGWTNLPKYLLEGWPNAHLSLMPAAGGVSELQSEYGLALKALGVLVGLVLLIACANVANLMTAQAASRAREMALRVSLGAGRVRLVRLVMIESVMMGLMASTLGSLFAWWAAPFVVARISTASNPIQLVWQPDWAVTAFGLALTLGVILLFGLIPALRASSVKPSLALKGGEGPQSQRRKMHLLIASQVTFCFVVLFIAGLFTTTFRKLSNRPLGFDSGRVLTMPTDAEQPQSLSRWNALAERIRAVPGVKSVAMSDWALLGGNSENGFISVPGKPKTEVLTYFLNITPEWRTTMGIPLLEGRDLRDGDMQGRTAVVNETFVKTYFEGGSPLGRTFLVGPHQPIAIVGIVGDAVYKTLREPILPQVYEPMLATSKDGKLKELRSATLVVHTEQSDPGSLMQSLRKKIEEDPTFRVSRMRTQEELVSAQTMRERMLATLAAFFAGVALLLAAIGLYGVLSYSVLQRQREFGIRIAIGARIGSVAQLVTSRVFLMVVTGEVLGIVLGNLASRTMASLLFEVKGNGISMLILPTSVLLGVALLSALPAVVRAMRIDPVVMLRSE; from the coding sequence ATGAGTCTCTGGTCACGTATTTCGAATGCCTTTCGTGGCGAGCGAGTAAATCGCGAACTGGACGAGGAGTTCGCCTCGCATCTGGAAGAGGCGGTGGCCGCTGGCCGCGATCCGGAGGAGGCCCGGCGCGCGCTTGGATCGCCTCTACGGCTGCGCGAAAAGAGTCGCGAGTTTCAGGTAGCGGAATCGCTGGACTCTCTTCGTGCAGACATCGTCTTCGGCTGGCGACAGTTGATGAAGCATAAGGTGACGACCGCTGCCGCTGTGCTTTCGCTTGGGCTTGGGATCGGTGCGTGTACCGGTGCGTTCCGTCTAGTGGACGCATTGTTTCTCCGGCCACTGCCTGTGAGTCATCCTGAAAACTTGTATGCCGTCTCGTACGAGGGTTTGAACGGCCGTGGTGTGCCTGCGAAGTGGGATACGAGCTCGTATCCTCTGTTTCTGGAGATGCGTGAGGCGGTCAAGGGACAGGCCGAGTTAGTCGATGCGGAGTACGCGATGCACGCCGACTTGACCTATGGCAGCTATCAACAGATGGAGCGGGTAACGCTGGGGCCGGTGTCCGGTGAGTTCTTCGCAAAGATGGGATTACAGCCGGCGCTGGGACGTTTGATCGTGAACGAAGATGACCTGATGTCCCATCCGAGGCCTGTGGCCGTGTTGTCCTACGACTACTGGATGCGGCGGTTTGCGGGGGACCCACGGACGGTAGGCAAGACCTTCAAGTGGAATGACACGCTCTTTGAAGTTGTGGGTGTCGCTCCGAAGGGATTTACGGGAACAGAGCCAGGTACGTTGATCGAGGTGTTTCTACCGGCGCTGATGGATCCCTCTGCAAAGGATGCGAACGATGCCAGCCAGCGTCTCTTTCTGCGGCCGGAGCGCGGCGTAGGTCTCGCTTCTCTCACGAGCAAACTGGACGCGGTGTATCACCGTTCCGAACGTGAGCGCGCGAAGGGATGGACGAATCTACCGAAGTATCTTTTGGAGGGATGGCCCAATGCTCATCTCTCGCTTATGCCTGCCGCTGGAGGCGTCTCTGAACTGCAGAGCGAGTATGGACTGGCACTGAAGGCCCTCGGCGTTCTGGTGGGACTGGTGTTGTTGATTGCATGCGCCAATGTTGCCAACCTGATGACGGCGCAGGCGGCTTCACGGGCGCGCGAGATGGCCTTACGCGTCTCTCTTGGCGCGGGACGAGTACGCCTTGTGCGATTGGTCATGATCGAGAGCGTGATGATGGGACTCATGGCGTCGACCCTGGGATCGCTGTTCGCATGGTGGGCCGCGCCGTTTGTTGTAGCCAGGATTAGCACGGCGTCGAATCCCATACAACTTGTGTGGCAACCCGACTGGGCCGTTACAGCCTTTGGTCTCGCGTTAACGCTGGGTGTGATCCTTCTGTTTGGTCTCATACCGGCGCTACGTGCCTCGAGCGTGAAGCCGTCGCTTGCTCTCAAGGGTGGAGAGGGACCGCAGTCGCAACGCAGAAAAATGCATCTGCTCATCGCATCGCAGGTGACGTTCTGCTTTGTGGTTTTGTTCATTGCGGGATTATTTACAACGACCTTCCGTAAGCTATCGAATCGCCCGCTTGGCTTCGACTCCGGACGCGTGCTCACGATGCCCACAGATGCGGAACAGCCGCAGTCCCTTTCACGATGGAACGCTCTGGCCGAACGAATACGCGCCGTTCCCGGAGTGAAGTCCGTTGCGATGTCCGACTGGGCCCTGCTGGGCGGTAACTCCGAAAACGGTTTCATCAGTGTGCCCGGAAAGCCCAAAACCGAAGTGCTGACGTACTTTCTAAACATCACTCCTGAGTGGCGCACAACCATGGGGATACCTCTGCTGGAAGGTCGCGATCTGCGCGATGGGGACATGCAGGGCAGAACTGCGGTCGTCAATGAGACGTTCGTGAAGACGTACTTTGAGGGTGGTAGTCCCTTGGGAAGAACGTTCCTCGTTGGCCCACACCAACCGATCGCCATTGTCGGTATTGTGGGAGATGCGGTCTACAAGACGCTTCGAGAACCGATACTGCCGCAGGTCTATGAGCCGATGCTTGCGACTTCTAAAGACGGAAAACTCAAGGAGCTTCGCTCGGCTACCCTTGTCGTGCATACCGAACAGAGCGATCCCGGATCTCTCATGCAGAGTCTTCGTAAAAAGATCGAAGAAGACCCGACGTTTCGCGTAAGCAGGATGCGGACGCAGGAGGAGCTGGTCAGTGCGCAGACCATGCGCGAAAGAATGCTGGCTACACTTGCCGCATTCTTTGCCGGGGTAGCTTTGCTCCTGGCCGCCATCGGTCTGTATGGTGTGCTGAGTTACTCCGTGCTGCAGCGCCAGCGTGAATTCGGTATTCGCATTGCCATTGGCGCGCGCATTGGAAGCGTGGCGCAACTTGTAACATCACGCGTGTTTTTGATGGTCGTGACAGGAGAGGTTCTTGGTATCGTTCTTGGCAATCTGGCTTCGCGAACGATGGCGTCACTGCTCTTTGAAGTAAAAGGCAATGGGATTTCGATGTTGATCTTACCGACGTCCGTTCTGCTCGGCGTGGCTCTGCTTTCAGCCCTGCCAGCGGTCGTACGCGCGATGAGGATCGATCCCGTCGTTATGTTGCGATCGGAATAA
- a CDS encoding aldo/keto reductase family oxidoreductase has translation MTKQIDLGGSFTLPGTSMTLNRMGYGAMQLAGPQVWGPPRDVDGAIAVLKEAVASGVNHIDTSDFYGPHVTNQLIKQALHPYADDLTIVTKVGARREADKSWVHALSRQELIDGVHDNLRNLGLDRLDVVNLRVGGIAEPSEDSIEAPLTVLAELKQQGLIRHLGLSNVTPKQLAEGQAISEIVCIQNMYNLAHRHDDAFIDELAKQGIAFVPFFPLGGFTPLQSDALNTAATSLQATPMQVALAWLLQRSPNILLIPGTSTVKHLHENLKAATLQIPAELLAELDSIGTAPKQ, from the coding sequence ATGACGAAGCAGATAGATCTCGGCGGAAGCTTTACCCTTCCCGGTACTTCGATGACCTTGAACCGCATGGGGTATGGTGCGATGCAACTTGCAGGACCGCAGGTGTGGGGACCGCCACGAGATGTAGACGGTGCGATTGCGGTACTGAAAGAAGCGGTTGCGTCCGGCGTAAACCATATCGACACCTCCGACTTTTATGGTCCGCATGTGACCAATCAACTGATCAAACAGGCGCTTCATCCCTATGCGGATGACTTGACGATTGTGACGAAGGTAGGCGCTCGCAGAGAGGCAGACAAGTCCTGGGTTCACGCTCTTTCGCGTCAGGAACTGATCGATGGAGTGCATGACAACCTTCGCAATCTAGGTCTCGACAGGCTGGATGTCGTCAACCTGCGCGTGGGTGGAATCGCGGAGCCATCGGAAGACTCGATTGAAGCACCTCTGACGGTCCTCGCGGAGCTCAAGCAGCAGGGGCTCATTCGCCATCTTGGCTTGAGCAATGTCACGCCCAAACAGTTGGCCGAAGGACAGGCGATCTCTGAGATCGTGTGTATACAGAACATGTATAACCTCGCACATCGGCATGACGATGCGTTTATCGATGAGCTTGCCAAGCAGGGCATAGCGTTTGTGCCGTTCTTTCCGTTGGGAGGGTTTACGCCGCTCCAGTCGGATGCGCTCAACACAGCAGCGACCTCGCTCCAGGCCACACCGATGCAGGTGGCGCTGGCATGGCTTCTGCAGCGCTCGCCGAACATTCTCCTGATCCCCGGCACATCGACGGTGAAGCACCTGCACGAAAATCTGAAGGCTGCGACGTTGCAGATACCCGCCGAGCTACTCGCTGAACTCGACTCCATCGGTACAGCGCCTAAGCAGTAA
- a CDS encoding TetR/AcrR family transcriptional regulator yields MPPHPSALLEPRKSPVQARSTASVEAILEATIQVLVTVGKERLTTTRVALRAGVSVGTLYQYFPNKSALLQAVIQRHLDEVTEAVEHVCQEQETATLQQMGTALINAFLEAKMRNDPKTSVAMYSVSSDVDGARIVRKMGVRTNKAIVGMLKTSCEPLTRDPQIVATMLQSAMAGISRSLLESASPEKQFEAFRQELIFFVCTYMEAASARPSMRARGR; encoded by the coding sequence TTGCCCCCGCATCCCTCAGCACTCTTAGAACCCCGTAAATCGCCTGTACAAGCGCGCTCCACTGCGAGTGTGGAAGCCATTCTGGAAGCCACCATTCAGGTTCTGGTCACCGTGGGCAAGGAGCGTTTGACCACGACCAGGGTGGCACTCAGAGCGGGTGTGTCGGTTGGAACTTTGTATCAGTACTTCCCCAATAAGAGCGCGCTTCTTCAGGCAGTGATCCAGCGTCATCTCGACGAAGTGACCGAGGCGGTGGAGCACGTATGTCAGGAGCAGGAGACCGCCACCCTTCAGCAGATGGGGACAGCGCTCATCAACGCGTTTCTTGAAGCGAAGATGAGGAATGATCCGAAGACGAGCGTCGCGATGTACTCCGTAAGCTCTGATGTGGACGGAGCCAGGATCGTGCGGAAAATGGGTGTGCGAACCAACAAGGCGATTGTCGGCATGTTGAAAACCTCCTGCGAACCGCTCACGAGAGATCCGCAGATCGTCGCCACCATGTTGCAGAGTGCGATGGCGGGCATCAGCCGCAGCCTGCTCGAATCGGCTTCTCCCGAGAAACAATTCGAAGCCTTTCGACAGGAACTGATCTTCTTCGTCTGCACCTATATGGAGGCCGCTTCCGCGCGGCCATCGATGCGTGCGCGTGGGCGATAA